One genomic region from Yersinia canariae encodes:
- the glmU gene encoding bifunctional UDP-N-acetylglucosamine diphosphorylase/glucosamine-1-phosphate N-acetyltransferase GlmU, with protein MSNSSMSVVILAAGKGTRMYSDLPKVLHPLAGKPMVQHVIDAAMKLGAQHVHLVYGHGGELLKKTLTDPALNWVLQAEQLGTGHAMQQAAPHFSDDEDVLMLYGDVPLISVDTLQRLLAAKPQGGIGLLTVKLDNPSGYGRIVRENGDVVGIVEHKDASDAQREINEINTGILVANGRDLKRWLSLLNNNNAQGEFYITDIIALAHADGKKIAAVHPARLSEVEGVNNRLQLATLERVYQSEQAERLLLAGVMLLDPARFDLRGELTHGRDITIDTNVIIEGHVILGDRVRIGTGCVLKNCVIGDDSEISPYSILEDSRLDSGCTVGPFARLRPGAELAEGAHVGNFVEIKKARLGKGSKAGHLSYLGDAEIGSGVNIGAGTITCNYDGANKFKTIIGDDVFVGSDTQLVAPVTVANGVTIAAGTTVTRDIAENELVLSRVKQVHVQGWQRPVKKK; from the coding sequence ATGTCTAACAGCTCAATGAGTGTAGTCATCCTTGCCGCAGGTAAGGGGACGCGTATGTATTCCGACCTTCCTAAGGTGTTACACCCGCTGGCAGGTAAGCCGATGGTTCAGCATGTTATTGATGCTGCCATGAAGTTGGGTGCTCAACATGTTCATCTGGTTTATGGGCACGGCGGCGAGTTGTTGAAAAAAACACTGACTGACCCGGCATTGAACTGGGTGCTGCAAGCAGAGCAGTTGGGTACTGGGCATGCAATGCAACAAGCGGCACCACATTTTTCTGATGATGAAGATGTCCTGATGCTCTACGGCGATGTGCCGTTGATCTCCGTCGATACTCTCCAGCGGCTGCTAGCTGCGAAGCCACAAGGCGGCATTGGCCTGCTGACGGTGAAGCTGGATAACCCGAGCGGTTATGGCCGTATTGTGCGCGAAAACGGCGATGTGGTCGGGATTGTTGAGCATAAAGATGCCAGCGACGCACAGCGCGAGATTAATGAAATCAATACTGGGATATTGGTTGCCAATGGTCGTGATTTAAAGCGCTGGCTGTCATTGTTGAATAATAATAATGCTCAGGGTGAGTTTTATATCACTGATATTATTGCATTAGCCCATGCCGACGGTAAAAAAATTGCAGCGGTTCATCCTGCCCGCCTGAGTGAGGTTGAAGGGGTGAATAACCGTCTGCAATTAGCCACTCTTGAGCGCGTGTACCAGTCCGAGCAAGCTGAAAGGTTGCTATTAGCTGGGGTGATGTTACTGGATCCTGCGCGCTTTGATTTGCGTGGAGAATTAACACACGGTCGTGACATTACCATTGATACCAATGTCATCATTGAAGGTCATGTAATTTTAGGTGATCGGGTTCGCATTGGCACCGGATGTGTGCTTAAAAACTGTGTGATTGGTGATGATTCAGAAATCAGCCCATACAGTATCTTGGAAGACTCTCGTTTGGATTCCGGCTGTACTGTTGGGCCCTTTGCTCGTCTGCGTCCGGGTGCTGAGTTAGCGGAAGGCGCGCATGTTGGTAATTTTGTTGAAATCAAGAAAGCTCGCTTGGGTAAAGGCTCTAAAGCAGGCCATTTATCTTACTTAGGTGATGCTGAAATTGGCTCTGGCGTAAATATTGGCGCAGGAACTATAACTTGCAACTATGATGGAGCTAATAAGTTTAAAACTATTATTGGCGATGATGTCTTTGTCGGGTCCGATACTCAGCTAGTCGCTCCTGTCACTGTTGCAAACG